The following nucleotide sequence is from Apium graveolens cultivar Ventura chromosome 4, ASM990537v1, whole genome shotgun sequence.
CTTGAATTATTTCACTTGAATTATTAGGATGTCAAATTGTTGTCTCGAGCTTACTTAAATTATTTTGAGGTCACTGTTCGCAAGCAATATGGCTTGAATTTATTATTTCAACAATTAACTTCAGAAAACACGTAAAAGAAATTCcattttttttcaatttatttcTTCCACCTTTCATTATTTTCTACCCTTAATCCTATTAAAAATTTAAGAGCACAAATATATTTTTCTAtgaaaatcaaaataaatttatcaaACCAGTCGTCTCGTCTTACACAATAAAAAAGTCAAAATAGAAACCCAAAAAAGTCAAAACTCAATAGTTTAACTGCAAACCCACTCGCTTACGGGCAAGAAGTGGGTACTTGAATTTTACAGTCAAACAGAACACAAAGTACTTTGAGTCGGTTGTTGTAATGGTACCGTCTTTCTCAGCAGGCCAAGTGCCTCTCCCGCAATCCTCATCCTCCCAAACAACATCTCTCCTCTTCGACTCCCCTTCATCCTCTCTAGCTTTACTCCACTCTGACACCTCCATCTCTCTCTATCCATCTCTCTCTCCCTCATCTCTCTCCTCCTCATCTCTCTCCTTCCCTCAAACCTTCATCTCTTCCCCCACTTCCTCCGCCGCCTTTCTCCCTCTCCTTAACCCTACTAATCGTCGCCTCCTCTTTCTCGTCATCTCTCCCTCTCACTCCCCCTCCTCTCTCCTCCTCCGCTTCTGGCTCCTCAAACCCTGCAATAATCGCTTTGTTAGAGCTCATGTTGAGTGTAACCATCACTTACTTAATTACGATAATGTGAAATCTGGTGTTGTGTTTGGTGTGAGTCATGGGGCTTCTGTTAAGGTGGCTGCGATGAGTAATGTGTTTGTTTTGTATTGTGTTTCGAGTATGATGGTTTATGTTTTCGCGGTGAGGATGAGTGGAGGAGAGGAGAGTGAGAGTGTTAAGTTGATGAAGACGGGTGTTGTGGAGTGTTGTTTGCCGGTTTTTAGTGTGGGGGTTTCATCGAGGTTTTTGGTTTTGGGGGAGTTTGATGGGGTTCGGGTTTTTCCAATGCAGGTGCTTGTCAAAGGGAGGGTTAAGAAGAGTAGTGCGGGTAGATTGGTGAATTTGATTGATGGGAAGGTTAATGGTGATGATGGGAGTGTGGGCGGAAAGATTGATAAGCATTCGGCTTCTAGTAAGTTTATTTCTTGCTTATGCGGTTTAATGTATTGTTACTTGTTTTATTTCAAATTGGCTGTTGTATGTGTTTGTGAAGTTTCAATGAGACGGTTTAAATGTAATCAGGGTGATTACGATTTGGTTTAATGTTGTTAATAGTGGTGAGCATATTTACTTTTGATTAGATGCTAGTCTCTTACTAATTTGGCTAGGGCTATCAAATATAATTTGGACGGTTTCTATGATCAGAAAACTGACATTGCCTTAACATGCTTGCTACTATGATTTGAATCATAATTTCATCCTTATATTGTGATCTAGGATACTAGGACTATGTCATATGTTTGAGGGATGAGTTAAAGATGTTAACTTTAGATAAGAGCACAATTTTCAAAAGTTAGGATTTGTTCTATTGAGTCAGGTAGCTTAGATTTAACACAGTGCTGAGGAGGGATATTAAAAAAGTGTTATAAATGCGTGGCAGGATGCCAGGATACTAATGCTCCAGCATTGGGGATATAGATATTACAAGTTAAAATAAAAGAAAGTTATTGAGGCAACACATACTTTTGGGTTCTCAGGTTGCCCACTAGATACATTACACACTAGGAAGGAAAGCTGCATCTGCAACATCCAGCATATTGAGAGACATTGATAGTGAACAAGGAGAGGAGAGAAAGTCTTAGTGACAATACTAAGATTCATCACCATGGAGCCATCACCTTGACAATattttaatcatcattgattTATTTAGCTTATACTTGTATTAATGACTTGTGACTTATATTTCTCTACTGGGAGTAATCTGTTCTCTTATTTCTGGTTTCTCTGTATGGTGAGAATTTCTATATCTTTGTGATTTCTACATTCTTTTGCTTCTTTGGTTCTTCTGTATTTACTATACTACTACTGCTTATACATATCTTATGAGGATTTCTGAAAATTTCTATTGTACTATTGTCTACAGCAGCTGACTGTGCATTACTGCATTGTACTTGCAGCAAAACCGAGGTCTGCAAGACTGACACAAGACTCAAAAGAAGGAGGTGCTTGCTTTGTGTCGTTTAAGGAGAACAGTGACAGTTTGAACTCAACTGAGCTGCAAATGAAGCCTGTAAAAGCCACTAACATTGAGGCTTTATCCCCAAATGAATTTTTGGTGATGGATTCAGCTGGACGTATCCACCACTTGCGCCTGTCTAATTCTGTTCTTGGGTCTGACATTTCGTGTTACATTAATCAGTTACCTCTTAGCATTAAAGTCCAAAAGATGTCTGTTCTTCCTGGTATTTCTTTAAGTATGCCGTGTTTACATTTTAAGTTGATTGTCTGTCTGCTTTCTTATAGTATCTGGGCGGTCTAGTTTTTTTTTGCTAGTTCAGACCTAGAAAATTTTGCCTTTAAAATTCATTTACTTCAGGAAATAGCAACCTATTCACCTTCAATAACTTTTGCTGTACCAACGTAGCTTTGAATATGACCTGCACGGTCTTGTTAACCTTCTACAACTAAACTAAAGGGTTCACAATAAATTTACAGGAGCGCAGACCTTTTGGATATCCGATGGACAACATACTGTACATGCAATCTCGTTTTCCAACTCAGATACTTCTATCAACGGAGGCAATAGGAAGGATGAGGACATAATGCAGATTTCAGGTTTCTCTAATTGCCACTTATTATCTCGAGTATATATCACGTCATATATAGTTGGTTTTAAATGCCATTGTTTATCTTTTAGTGGTTACGCAGTCCCTTGATGCACCTTTTGATGTATGGATAGGAGCGGATCTGAATTCTAAGACCATGATATACTAATATATCACTATTGAATTTTAACACTTGGAATGCCTCTTCAGCAGCAATTATTTTTTATCATAGTTTTTACTATACTTTGTTGAATTGGTGGATAACCGGTTATTACTCCCTTGGTGTTTGTCATGTGCGGCATGTACCTGTCTTCACTTTATGTAGAGTTCATTTAGGTTATTAAGGGGATGGTGCCATGATTGCAATCATGATATTGAACTTTAATGAAATTATGGTATCTCAATTACTGCACCTTGGTGTACCTTGGACACCTGTTAACTTCAACTCTTCAAGAAATAGTGGTTATGTACTTACTGCTTCTTTTTTAATTTATAAACCTGTCAATTTGTGTTCGACTTGTTATCACTCCCTTGATGTTTCCCATACTAAGCATATACTCCCTCAATCTCAATCATTTCTTTACAGTTTTTTTATTGTTTGGTACCCGAACTATTATCTTTCCATTTTACACGCCACCAAAAATGCGATATATAAAGTTTCCATAacttgtttttattttttatttttttgaataaaaatttaaacattttttttattcagaagatttttttttttaaataatttatggAACTATGCCATACAGGAGCCTTAAAATGCATGTTGATCCCTCTGTCTCAAATGTAAAAAACCtaatgggacggagggagtatcttTTAAACGGCAAATATGCAATTCTAGAGGGTGGTGTCATAATGCAATTATGACTTAAGTTTAATGGTATTTCAATATATAAGTTCTTAAGATTAGAGGGTGGGGAATTTTGTGCATGCCAATATGCCATGAAAATTTAGTATTTAGTTTGAAAAATCGTATACAAATATGAAAATAAATGTCCCAATTCATTCAGTCATGTTTGGATTTTCAATTTATGTAGACGACACCGCATGAAGTacacgatatatatatatatttatatttctTATAAATATGCTATGTATACAGGAAAATAATATGTGTCACACAAAAACACAATGTGAATAGTACACAAACCCATTTAGTGTCCTGTATGGGTTTGATGCACAGACACACAATACGAAACGGTTGTCAGAGGGTTGCTCTTTAGCAACACGACTTAACATTTGCTACTGCATTTTCCCTGGGTCTTATTCTAGTATGAATTATGTGCATTGTTCAAATCGTAGCAACCAAAAATACATCTCCCAAATACACGTCATGTATATCTTAGGTTCTGATATAGTTTGAAAACCAAATCATAATTTTCCTCTTTGTATTTCCCCTCTATATTCTGCTTATCTTCATTCCATCATGGCATCATCTGATTTGCAATCAGTTTAATTTCTTCATAAGATAGTTGTTCTATGTCTTGAATCTGACATTCCTCTTTTTCCCTTTAAGCTGGCTTATTATTATTGCATATAATCTGTTGTGATATATTGCTCAATATACAATTTTTACTTGTATTTCGATTAAAATTTTTCAATTTATTTGCCAGTTACGTCAGCGATATTTTCCAGTGAAACAATACAACAGATTGTTCCTTCAGCTTCAAATGCAATATTGATCCTTGGACAAGGTATTTTGTGGTCCATACTGATTGTTATGTTGTCGAAAGAATGCATACCTTGTGATTTAGGGTAATGGATTTTAATTTTTGACTTCTTGAAGTATTAAGCCATCTAGCAATTTTCATATATGAAGTTTGCTTTGAGAAATGCAAATTAATCGTATTGATATAAAAAATGTTTAAAGGTTACATATTAAGCTAACAGGTTGGAAATTTGGGCTAACTTTACTAACTTTCGGTAGGTAACAGTTAGGATCTATGCCACTGTAAAATCAATATACTTTTATTTTTCCCCAACCTTTTCCTCTTTATGTTGTCTTTAAATGTAACCTTTATCTTTAAAGCTGTCTCGTAAATATTCTGTTTTCTGCAGGAAGCATATTTGCATATACAATTTCATAGAAGTGCTTTGGTAGTTTGATCTTTCTGTAGTAAGCAGGGGCTGTCTCCTGGTAGAATTGACCGGTAAAATGATTTCATATAGTATTACTGTTATATTATGTATGTTGTAATGTACTAAATTAATGTACTTCCAAATATAACTTTAAATATTAGTAAGTCTTGTttactttaatttttttataaaaattattctttttgAAGATAATTAAGTTTCCTGTAGGAATTTCTGTATCAGGTTTGATGTTGTTTATTAGTATACATCACCAGGGCTGAGGTATAGATATCATCGAATACGTAATTGTTGGAAGTTGAACTTGTAAATGGAAGTGTCTCACCCTCAATTTTTTTAACACCCAGTACTAGAAGGGATATCTTTCAATAGGTAAAATTTGTTGAAATGAAGCTCAAAACTGTTACTATTGTCCCTTTGCCAGATGATTGAAGCTGAAAACTTACGGACAGAGTAGAAATTTGGATGGAATAGGGTGTATTCGAATATATAACGATGATGCAAGTAAGGAAGTAACATAAGGATTCTCTACATTTTGGTAGCGTCAATAAAGATAAACAAGAAAGGAGAGATTCAAAAGCTGCATATGATAACAAGAAATAAGACAGACATTGATACCAACTCTAAGAATATAATTAAACAAGACAGCAAAACTTTAGATATTAAATGGACGAGACTAGTTGAAGCCATGTGAAATCCTTTTCTAGGATAAAACTatcattatttttatttaatttaattgaAATAAAAAATCAGATGATGATGTAGAAGATAGGCCATCCGGATAAGGCTTTGTACTCTCTGTTTCCTATCCTTGCCAGCCACTTTTGCAGAAAGAACTGGGGGAAAAAAGTGACATAACTTTGAACAACCAACGGTTGGCATTGGCATTGTTGTCTTTTCAGAAATTTCAAGTATCTTAATCGAATTATTTGAGGCAAATTTAGTGGGTCTTTTGTTATGATTAATTTCAATTTGTTTTCGGTAATTAACTTTTTCTTATTCTGTTAGTAGTGCCAGTGCAAGTGTGGAGAAGTTAATTTTATAGTTAAAGTCGCGTTCCCCCAAAATTTGTCTTATAAGAGCAAGTTCAGTTGTAGCGCTAAAATGAGTGTTATTGCTATggttagaataatataagatcatGGAAATGATTATTCTCTAACACCTTGAGATTTTAGAATAACTGATTTCTTGACATTGTATCAGAGTTCAGGCGGTTTGATTCTTGCCACCCCTAACATTTTTCAAAATTGAGAGACACAAGAGACAAATTTTTGAGCAATCGGTTTTTAAACAAGAGTGCTTCGTGAAGTGATATAAGACCGGAATTAAACAAACTATTGTAATAACTTCCCATTATCTTAACCAAGAACCATCAACATTCGACATTCCTAAAGGGAAATATTATTAGACCGAGTGGTTATTAAGCTATTAGTATTGTTTATTGCAGAAGTAGGCTGCGGTTGAAGTGTCATCCTGGAGTTAGGAATGGTATATGAATAGGACAACTCCTATGACGCTATGGCATGATGAATACATATTATATTTAATTGTTTACTCCATATAATAGGTGATTTTCTCAAACAGGAAATTTTGAATTAGGGTCCGGTCCACTGTTATAACCATTCATATATAATTTTTACGGATAGATTTAATGATAAAAATTGATACGGATAGATTTTCTCAAACAggaaattttgaattattattttaTCCACAAATTTTTGTCGTAAACATATGATTTGTCAATAATGACCGGATATGGATCAACAATCTATAATATTATCTTTGCTAAACAAGGAAATCTTGACAACATATTTACCCATTAACAGAAAATTGATAAACATAATTCAAAAACCAAATACGCCAACCACAAGAAAACTTATTACAAGCTGATAAGTGATAACGAATTCCATTTAATTTATTTGGATAGATAAAAGGGAAAAATTAGACTGAAGAAGAGATTAAATACAAAACTGAAAGCAGGCCTGCATCCATCATTGCTGTGACCTAGCTAAACCGTGATAACGACAGACTCACATGCATATCAAAATTCTGAATGAATACTGGAGATAGCCCAAGAATATAGAAAAAAATTAACGTTCTTCGTAAATTAGCCAAGCCAGGCAATAACAATGATTCATGTGCACACATCGAagatatatatgtatatccaGCCCACGCTGAAAATAACAGACCATATGTGTCTTTTTTCACCAATTTGTGAACTCCACAAGCTGTGGGTTATATCACTAATTGATGAGTCTCCATCCTGCCTTGCCCCTAGATTCGCTGAAGTATTAGGATGGGATATGTCATACTTCCCTAATGCCTAGCTAATAAGTATTTCAATTCTGTCTCCATTTGTGATGTGAGTTAATTCATTTTTTACTTTCATTTTCGATAATTCAACACACTCATGCATTCACGTTGTCTTCGACTCAACAGCTTGAACAGACTCATGTATCCACGTTGTCTTCGATTGAACGACTTAGTCGTACAATATATTTCGTACCGATTGACTAAACAACCCATATAACGAAAGTTAAACGGAGTATTGGGACTCAAATTTGATGTCTTCCTTAAACCGAACTCTGATATCTTGTTGAGTAACTAATTACTCTAAAACTTTAAGAGCAAGTCCAATGTAATGCTACACGTGGTgctattttataatttaaaatcaaATGTTAAAAATTTCAACTCTAAAAGAATTATATACTTGAATGCATATATGCATTCTTGGTTCTAAATTTGAAACCAAGAATTTATGCATCTAGCCTTATGATTCAATAACGGATATGGTATATCGAGCACTAAATCAATATGCCGATCTCCAATGCATACTGCGATTACTTCAAAAATGAAAACAAATAAACCATAAGACCTTCTGATAATTTTATCACGGAAAAATATTTGAATCAAGATAAAATAACTGCGAGTGAATAAAGAAATGGAGGAGAGGGACAGATGAAGGGTATGATGGGCTAAGTCACTGAGCAAGTAAAAATAAAAGAGGAAGCATCTGCAGGCAGCTAGGCTAAGCATTCAAATTTGAACGAAAATGTGACCCCCATGATTACTGTCTGCACAAACTATAGGACCATATAGCTTGACATGACATTCACTAAAGTATATAGTTTACCACTGTATAACTTCCAAATATGGAAATCGACAAATTACACTAACAGCATAAAGTAAATAAAGATTGAAAATTATTGTATTACCTGAATAGTAATTTTAATAATGAGTTTTACATCTGGTACTCGCAAAAGTTTGGGACTATAAATGCATAACACCAACCTCTTAGATTAGACTTGTCACCCATCCATGTGCCTGCACCCTTAAATTCAGTGGCACTTCACATTTTTCACTCTTGATTTTGTGCTGAAATAGAGAAACAGTGTCCTAGGCAACTGTATGTCTACATGTATTTGTGTGTTCTTATTAGGATGATTTTGTAAGTATTTAAACTTAGGTTGATTGATGTGCATCATCAACTTGATGAGAAGAATAGTGTGAGGGCATAAAAATCTTGTGTCAAACTTCTTTCTCAATTTTTTTTGCTTATTGCTGTTTTGAATGGCTCAATCTCCATTGAATTCGAGACGTCCAAGTGATATTACAGAGACGAATCAAAGAGAATGGAGTCTGAGGGCACGGATGATCAGCCGGGAGAACACGAGATCAAGAAGGTTTTCAGCTTCTTATATAGCAAGCTTGAGAGAAGATTCAAgatcttttagatcaaattttacCATTTCTAGCACAGCTTCCTCCCCTGGATACAACTTAAAAGGTTAGATTTCACCTACATATAGTTAATGAAGTTTTTAGGTCTACCTGAACCCTATATGCCTATATAGCATATTTCTACTTGTGTTTCTAGGCACTCCCATTCTTACTTTATAGTAATGTTTTGTTTTTCACAGAGGAGATCGACCCGTCGACGTATTCGTTTACAAGTGCTCTTAGAGGTAAACTTAACCTTCTATACACAAATGTCACATGCATGATGCATGACTTTGATATGCATCATCTTGTTTATAAAGATAAAATTATCTATAGATGTTTATATTTAACCGTAGGATATGAAATGCAGCATTGCAGGCAAGATCAGTGAACACATGGGAGTGCCTATCACCGGAGGGTTTTGCGTTAAACTCCAAGTGGAATGACGCTGAGAAATACATATGCAATCCTCTCTCAGGAGAAGTTCCGATGGAGTGTTTGTCAGCAAAAACACTTAGTGGAAGGTCTTTTCGAAACTTGACCAACAGATTCACAATGTCTGCTCCTCTTATTTACCCCACTCACTCCAGATTCAACCAAACAACAAAGCCATGTGATGATCAAGAAGCAAAAATTCACAATATCATCAATGGTAGAATACTATATTATGTCTCTTGTCATGGAATGCTTTTAAACACTTTAGTCTGTGTGTGTGTAACTATGTTATTATCCTCTTGCATTTCAGAAATGAAGGCAGGAAACATGTTTACTAGGGATGTAGGAGTTCAAAGCACATCACCAGATTTTACCTCTAACAGTGGTACTTCCCCTGCCTCAAGCTCTCAGATGGAGAAAACCTCCTCCAAATTAAATGCAGTAGGAGAGGCAAATTCACCTAATTCTAGTCCAAAATCGAGtttggaagaagaagaagaggtaATTATCGCGACAATCATTTCTAATACTTGAACAGTAATGACATATAATTCCTGATTAGTAGTATGATTCTGCATTTTAACACATTCATAGATACTTCAGAGAATAGTTAAAATGAGGGTGATGGAATAGGGCAGTGATAAAAAGCCTTGGTCCATCCTGGGTCTAGTTAACATGCACAAAACTAAAAGAAACCATAAACAAGATCTATAAGCTTTGTGGTGAATATCATTTGCAAGtttgaaattaattttgtaaatgtGTGAATTAAAAAAAGAAGGAATACAACACTTATTCGAAAACCATCCATATATTGTCAAAATCTGACTCATTAATGGTCCCCAGAAATCTATCTCCAACCACATATAGGTGGATTTTGTTTCTGCAGGATATATATTTTCCGGGTCATTTATTTTTTAGTGGACATATCTTCAAGGTAAAAAAAAAACTTTTTAAATTTCAAATGGACAAGTCCTTCTGATCCATGCTCTTCTGTCTGTCTGTATTTGATTTCACGTGTGTATTAATTTCTCAAAATTGAATTTGGTAAATATCTTTAAAATCTATCTAACCTAAATCTGAATAGACCATATAACTTTAGATAATAAACTGTCTCTCAGTTATGTCAAACTCTAATGATAAACATTAGTTTTAATGAAGTAGCTTTCTAAGTTACTTACCTTTCTATTTATGAAAGATATGGACTTTTCTTCCGTAATGTTAATTGCAAAAATTTAAATATGTGTTTTCATTTAACGGTATCCATAATCCATCACAcatgttttttttttcttttttaagaTGAAACACAAGAATCAGACTTGATTGATGGGGTTTGTTGGTAGAGTGTCATGTCTTCATACAGTGTCCAAACATTTTACAAGTTGCAATGCACATTGTTTATTCATGTCCAGTATTAAATCATACTAATAACTAGTAATTAGTTTTGGCATGTCACGAAGTACAGGTTAAAGTGAATGAAACAGTCGACGAGAAAGAAGAAACAAAGACGGCAGAGGTGGGTGAAAAGACAATGGAGAAGAAGAGCTGCATTGGGTGTTTGCCAATTAGGAGTTGTTTGTGGAGAAGAAAACAGGAGAAAGAGTATAAACACATACCCAGAAAGCAGAAGAAGAATATATTCCCTTTACCTTGTTAGTTTCTGTATTAATAACGGAATCGATAATGCTAAAACTAGCAGCAGGCATGGCATGCCAGACAATGTGTTTAAATTTGAACACCCCTAATCAATCAACTCTCTCCCTAGGTTGTGTTTCGGACTACTTCTTATACTTAAAGTGTGTCTGAAACCAATAGGGcctgtcttctttttcttttcgaTCATGCACTTCATGTTTTCCTCGCATTCTCAACCTTAATTACAAGTGTCGATCTCATATGTCTTAATGATTCTTCCAAAGTGCATGAACACCTTGTACTAAGAATGTCTTGATCGGAAATTTTGCTAACCCAAACATTGGTTACTCGATTTCCAATATGAATTTAAGTAACCCAAATATATGCATATATAACATTCAAATTGTTTCACTTTCTCATTACATTTTTGTTTGATTAGGTCTACTTGCATGTAAATTGTAAAATAAAGCAGCAGCTGTTCTCAAAAACCTACCATGTCTGAAATTAAATAATGAAATAAAACACAGAACTGCTGCAGATAGGCTTCATTGCACTTTGACCTTTTGGCATCCAAAGGAGTAAGATAATATAACCACTCAAGCATTCTGAAGCTGCCGTAAAATCAACAGCAATATTTTACTCCGCACTGCACAAATTGAAAGCAGTGAAGCTTATCAGAAGTAGCCCTTgccaaaacaaataaaatatacataaccATGAGCTCGCACCGAGTTCTCCTAGCCCCGAGGCATGGAGCATATATTCTGCAATATCGTGTGTGTGGGTGGGTGGACTTCTTGTTTGATGTTTTCCAAGTCGTTTGTGAAAGGGGTAGATTGCTAGCATATAAGCAGACAGTTAATTCCATTAGTATGAGCCCTTTTGGTAGGTGTCCAAAACCAAATCCGTGCGGACTCGGCCcagagcggacaatatcatactaatatggAGTTAGGTTTGTTTAGCAAGtccaacaagtggtattagagttTCAGGTTATAACTGTCAGAAGATGAAGTATTGAATCTAAGCAAAGAAATGAAATAAGAACACAACTGACTTAAACTTTTATTAACCATCAATCAACAGAAAGAGAGCATTTTACAGAGATGAAGAAGATGACATGGAGAGATAAAACAATATACCCCTCTCTCTCTTGCCTTACTCACTAAGTTATCTATCTGATATATATTCAAGACTCAAGACACTAGATGACAAAACTTAGCAGCTGTCATTCTAACTAACTGACTTAACTTTTTCCTTTGAGTTGACTTGCCACATCAGCTATATTAGTGCCATCATTTTTAGTATCACATAGTGTAACACCCCCTCAAGTTATGAGGAGTAAACAAATTAAGAACTCCTAACTTGGACTATAAAGAAGCAAACTGAAAAGATGGTAATGACTTGGTGAACTTATCAACAGGTTGAATGGAAGTATGAATGTGAGAAGGAGCAATAAGCCCAGATTTGAACTGATCATGCACAAAGTGACAATCAATGTCAATGTGCTTAGTGCGTTCGTGAAAAACTTGATTAGATGCTATATGAAGAGCAGAGTTATTGTCCCAAAACAGGGGAATGGGCATAGGAGAAGGAGATTGAAGAGCCTGGAGTTTTCACAAGCCATTTAATCTCACAACAAACATCTGCCATAACTCGATATTCTGCTTCAGCAGAGGAACGAGACACATTTGGTTGCTTTTTACACTTCCCAGACACTAATGAGGATCCAAGAAAGACACAATATCCATCGATGAGCGTCGGGATTCAGCACAACCACCCCAGTCAGAATCACTATAAGCAACCAGTTGTAATGAAGTGTCATGAGCAAAGAAAAGCCCTTGGCCAACAGTGCCCTTGACATATCTGATTATTTTATAGGCTGCAGCAAGATGATCAGTACGAGGACATGATATAAAACTGAGATAACACATGGACAACATAAGAAAGGTCAGGCCGAGTGATGGTCAAATATAACAGGTGTCCAACCAAACGTCGAAAGGTAACATTATCATTAGATGCAAGGCAGAATTATTGTCAATTAGTTTGTGATTCTGCTCAATAGGAACTTTAGATGATTTGACTGTTGTCATACAAGTATCTGACAGAATGTCCAAAGCATACTTGCGTTGGTTAAGGAAGATACCAGATTCAGAACAAGCAATTTTTAAACCCAGAAAATATTTTATAGGGCCTAAATCCTTGATTTTGAACTGGGAATGAAGAAACCTTTTGACATCAGTAATTAAGGTTGCAGAATTTTCTTTTAGTaaaatatcatcaacataaacgaTTACAAACACAAACTCATTATTCCTTTTGAAGGTGAATAAGCTAtgtgaaggaatttacggatgagcggaagcgtgaaataacaattattccgtaaaaaccatataccgcacatatagaaa
It contains:
- the LOC141717861 gene encoding uncharacterized protein LOC141717861 isoform X1; translated protein: MVPSFSAGQVPLPQSSSSQTTSLLFDSPSSSLALLHSDTSISLYPSLSPSSLSSSSLSFPQTFISSPTSSAAFLPLLNPTNRRLLFLVISPSHSPSSLLLRFWLLKPCNNRFVRAHVECNHHLLNYDNVKSGVVFGVSHGASVKVAAMSNVFVLYCVSSMMVYVFAVRMSGGEESESVKLMKTGVVECCLPVFSVGVSSRFLVLGEFDGVRVFPMQVLVKGRVKKSSAGRLVNLIDGKVNGDDGSVGGKIDKHSASTKPRSARLTQDSKEGGACFVSFKENSDSLNSTELQMKPVKATNIEALSPNEFLVMDSAGRIHHLRLSNSVLGSDISCYINQLPLSIKVQKMSVLPGISLRAQTFWISDGQHTVHAISFSNSDTSINGGNRKDEDIMQISVTSAIFSSETIQQIVPSASNAILILGQGSIFAYTIS
- the LOC141717861 gene encoding uncharacterized protein LOC141717861 isoform X2, producing the protein MVPSFSAGQVPLPQSSSSQTTSLLFDSPSSSLALLHSDTSISLYPSLSPSSLSSSSLSFPQTFISSPTSSAAFLPLLNPTNRRLLFLVISPSHSPSSLLLRFWLLKPCNNRFVRAHVECNHHLLNYDNVKSGVVFGVSHGASVKVAAMSNVFVLYCVSSMMVYVFAVRMSGGEESESVKLMKTGVVECCLPVFSVGVSSRFLVLGEFDGVRVFPMQVLVKGRVKKSSAGRLVNLIDGKVNGDDGSVGGKIDKHSASTKPRSARLTQDSKEGGACFVSFKENSDSLNSTELQMKPVKATNIEALSPNEFLVMDSAGRIHHLRLSNSVLGSDISCYINQLPLSIKVQKMSVLPGAQTFWISDGQHTVHAISFSNSDTSINGGNRKDEDIMQISVTSAIFSSETIQQIVPSASNAILILGQGSIFAYTIS
- the LOC141717862 gene encoding uncharacterized protein LOC141717862 isoform X2, producing MAQSPLNSRRPSDITETNQREWSLRARMISRENTRSRRFSASYIASLREDSRSFRSNFTISSTASSPGYNLKEEIDPSTYSFTSALRALQARSVNTWECLSPEGFALNSKWNDAEKYICNPLSGEVPMECLSAKTLSGRSFRNLTNRFTMSAPLIYPTHSRFNQTTKPCDDQEAKIHNIINEMKAGNMFTRDVGVQSTSPDFTSNSGTSPASSSQMEKTSSKLNAVGEANSPNSSPKSSLEEEEEFWHVTKYRLK
- the LOC141717862 gene encoding uncharacterized protein LOC141717862 isoform X1; the encoded protein is MAQSPLNSRRPSDITETNQREWSLRARMISRENTRSRRFSASYIASLREDSRSFRSNFTISSTASSPGYNLKEEIDPSTYSFTSALRALQARSVNTWECLSPEGFALNSKWNDAEKYICNPLSGEVPMECLSAKTLSGRSFRNLTNRFTMSAPLIYPTHSRFNQTTKPCDDQEAKIHNIINEMKAGNMFTRDVGVQSTSPDFTSNSGTSPASSSQMEKTSSKLNAVGEANSPNSSPKSSLEEEEEVKVNETVDEKEETKTAEVGEKTMEKKSCIGCLPIRSCLWRRKQEKEYKHIPRKQKKNIFPLPC